The following proteins are encoded in a genomic region of Lentimicrobiaceae bacterium:
- a CDS encoding metallophosphoesterase: MKIQYASDLHLEFSDNYSYLKRNPMKPVGDILVLAGDIGYLNDDTYSKHPFWDWASDNYRQVIVAVGNHELYKYYDLAKMPQGLVCSIRDNVKCYYDAVVRVENVDFIISTLWAKIPLEEAYLTERGISDFQRILYNGETLTWDNFNREHEKCFRFIQNEVSKSTAEHIVVVTHHVPSFQLTSPDFTRSKLNGAFTVELAPYIETSPIEYWIYGHSHRNIDKITGKTQCVSNQLGYVFHNEHLSFDLEKIIEL, encoded by the coding sequence ATGAAAATTCAATACGCATCGGATTTACATCTGGAATTTTCAGATAACTACAGTTATTTGAAACGGAATCCAATGAAACCCGTAGGAGATATCCTTGTTCTTGCGGGTGATATTGGCTATTTGAACGATGACACTTACAGCAAGCATCCGTTCTGGGATTGGGCTTCGGACAATTACCGGCAAGTGATTGTTGCTGTTGGCAACCACGAACTATATAAGTATTACGATTTGGCAAAAATGCCCCAAGGCTTAGTGTGTTCGATTCGAGATAATGTGAAATGCTATTATGATGCAGTCGTTCGGGTGGAAAATGTTGATTTTATTATTTCAACCCTATGGGCGAAAATCCCGTTGGAAGAAGCTTACTTAACCGAACGTGGCATTAGTGATTTCCAACGAATTTTATACAACGGCGAAACATTGACATGGGATAATTTCAATCGAGAACACGAGAAATGTTTCCGTTTCATTCAGAACGAAGTATCTAAAAGTACTGCAGAACATATTGTTGTTGTAACACATCATGTTCCATCTTTTCAATTGACATCACCCGATTTTACCCGAAGTAAATTAAATGGAGCTTTTACAGTTGAATTGGCTCCATATATTGAAACCAGTCCAATTGAGTACTGGATTTATGGGCATTCACACAGAAATATTGACAAAATTACAGGGAAAACCCAATGTGTGAGCAACCAGTTGGGATATGTTTTTCACAATGAACATCTTTCATTTGATTTAGAAAAAATAATTGAATTGTGA